One Vigna unguiculata cultivar IT97K-499-35 chromosome 11, ASM411807v1, whole genome shotgun sequence DNA window includes the following coding sequences:
- the LOC114170273 gene encoding uncharacterized protein LOC114170273, whose translation MWRIQVMAANKRRRSSGADDITKAIHRMVDAMQPLVATQPKTTIAPIRVPTVEDFLRHKPAEFTGKASPDEVDAWLRKCEKIFKVMNCEDEQKLLFATYLLNEDVEYLWVGMQQQMETRELLVSWANFKTRFLEKYFPDTTRQDREAEFLALQQGDITVQEYVNKFEHLARYSSQNITEEWKCLMFERGLRLELKRVVTPLRERRFPVLVEQAKSAEHLENGPGLVVSQHQKNVAEARQMKKPYSRPQTSQRLSLLLVWWTPSEEELSLVGRRSRRVRRPSQVLYMRQIGTLRQQLPRKEESWFEETSSIANRES comes from the coding sequence ATGTGGCGTATCCAGGTTATGGCTGCTAACAAGAGGAGGAGGAGTAGTGGTGCTGATGACATCACTAAGGCGATTCATcggatggtggatgcgatgcagcCACTAGTAGCAACGCAGCCTAAGACGACGATTGCACCAATCAGGGTGCCGACCGTGGAGGACTTCTTGCGCCACAAGCCAGCTGAGTTCACTGGCAAGGCCTCCCCTGATGAAGTGGATGCATGGCTCCGCAAATGTGAGAAGATCTTCAAAGTGATGAACTGCGAAGATGAGCAGAAGTTGTTGTTCGCTACTTACCTGCTGAATGAGGATGTTGAATATTTGTGGGTAGGCATGCAACAACAGATGGAGACTAGGGAATTACTAGTGTCTTGGGCCAACTTCAAGACTCGTTTCCTGGAGAAGTACTTTCCAGATACAACAAGACAGGACAGGGAGGCTGAATTCCTGGCATTGCAGCAAGGAGACATAACAGTGCAGGAGTATGTTAACAAATTTGAGCACTTGGCGAGGTATTCCTCACAGAACATCACCGAGGAGTGGAAATGCTTAATGTTTGAGCGAGGACTCAGACTTGAGTTGAAGAGGGTGGTAACTCCTTTGAGAGAGAGAAGGTTTCCTGTCTTGGTGGAACAGGCCAAGAGTGCGGAGCACCTTGAGAATGGCCCTGGTCTAGTTGTGAGCCAACATCAGAAAAATGTCGCTGAGGCTAGGCAGATGAAAAAGCCTTATAGCAGACCACAGACATCCCAGCGTCTCTCTTTGCTACTAGTGTGGTGGACCCCATCTGAAGAGGAACTGTCCTTAGTTGGCAGGCGGAGTAGGAGGGTCAGGCGACCGTCGCAAGTGCTTTATATGCGACAAATCGGGACACTTCGCCAACAATTGCCTAGAAAAGAAGAGTCCTGGTTTGAAGAAACCAGTAGCATCGCCAACAGAGAGAGCTAG